The Anopheles gambiae chromosome 2, idAnoGambNW_F1_1, whole genome shotgun sequence genomic sequence GCAACACCGGTACTGCCAGCGGTGGCAGTGGCGGTGGTGCCGATCGATACAGACGGCCCAGTGCAAACCGTCGACAAAAACGTCgccaccgagcagcagcagcagcagcagaccgaatccagtggtggtggtgagcagCAACAACGTGCAAACATGCTGCTCACATCACACGATCATGTCGGCTTCAAGATGATGGGATTCATCAAGGAGGGCGAAATCTATGCGACCAGCATCGGCAACGACGGTGGTGGCGTGGGTGATGGTGAGAGTGACCAGCGTGGCAGTGCTACCCGCGTGGGCACTGCCGGCCGGGGACGTAAGACGGTCATACCGGAGATAAACGTAATTGCTGCACcgccaacaacaaccaccgaTCTCGAGCAAGATGTAAGCGGGCAAATATGATGAGAAATTTCGCATTAATgggggaaggaagaaaaaaaaacaatgtttttgaAGGGAAGGGTATGGGATGGAGGATGATCATTCATAAAAGAAGAGGTAGAAAGAGTCTGGAAAACATTACATCATAAGCCACAATATTCGTCCCCCTCGGAACTGTTGTACCAGGTACAGCCAACATTAATTAACCACCTGTCCGGTTTGCTTTCGTTCACACAGGGTAAAACAATTAATCACAGCGCATCGCCATTCCGGCGCTGGGGCCAGTCGTCTTTGCGATCCCGCTCGACCGAACACCGCACCCCGACGAATGGATCGGCCCGTCGACCGTCCTCGCTGGCCGCCTCCGAGAGCGACGTGTACACCAAGTCGATCGACGACGACTACAGCTCGACCAAGAGCGGCTACAATCCGTACACGGGCGGTGGCAGTGCGGGAGGCGGAGTGGATACGCTTTCCACGGAATCGGCAACGATCGCAGCAGGCCCGATGGGAACGGCTGGAACCGGTGGTAGCGGCGGCACGACAACCGGACCGACCGGTGTCGCATCGTGGGGAACGTCCTTCGAAAAGCTGCTGGAAGATGCGGCCGGATTGCACACATTCTCGGTAAGCACGTTAATGTTACCATGTTTGTCCAAATGCTCTCCGTCTCTAAAACTGTGTCTCGCCCATTTCCTCCCGATTGAAGGAGTTTCTCAAGAAGGAGTTCTCCGCCGAAAACATCTACTTCTGGACGGCGTGCGAACGCTACCGGCAGCTGACGGAGCGGGAGGAGCGGGCGCGCGAAGCGCAGGCCATCTTTGCCCGCCATCTGGAGTCGGGCTGCAGCGAACCGGTCAACGTGGACTCGATCGCGCGCAACATTGCGCTGGAGAATCTGCCCCAGGCCGAACCGACCCTGTTTGCGGCGGCCCAGAAGCAGATCTTCAATCTGATGAAGTTTGACAGCTACCAGCGCTTCATCAAGTCGGACCTGTACCGCGTGTGCCAGGAGGCGGAAGGGAAGGGCCAGGGGTTGCCGTATCCGGGCGAACAGCTCGATCCGATGCTACGGACCAGCGCCACGATGCTGACGGCGAGCGGTACCGGCACCGCGGCGAGCATAACGAAGCTAAAGAAGTCGCTAAGCAATGCGGAAGATCGGCGACGCAAATCGCTGCTGCCGTGGCATCGCAAGACGCGCTGCAAATCGAAGGACCGCGGGGACTCGGACACGTCCAAGAAGGATAGCAAGGAAAAGGGTGGCGGTtcggggggtggtggtggtggtgagaaaGCTTCCGGCACGACCACAACCGGGGGCGGAAGTAGCAGCAACACGTTGAAGTTGCTTTCCACCAATTCTACCAGCGACATACACAGTTCTCGAAGTTCCTTAGCAAGGTATGTAGTACTAGAGCGTTTTCCTCTCCAGATCCTCGTttaattcatacatttttcgGTCTGTTACAGTTTCGATGCGGCGATCGGTGGCAAATCGTGCGATCCGGACGACTCACGCAACACGCTCTGTCGGGTGATCCTTTCGAACGGTGCGACCACCGTCGTGCAGACGCGATCGAACGAAACGATCAAGGAGCTGGTGGAGCGGCTGCTGGAAAAGCGCGGCATCGTGTACAACGCGTACGAGGCGTTCCTGGCCGGCAGCACGAAACCGCTCGACCTGGACGGCCCGTCGGTGAGCTTGGCCGGCAAGGAGGTGAACATCGATCAGCGCGTCGTGTTCAAGCTGAACCTGCCGAACCGGAAGATGATATCGGTCAAGAGCAAGGCGGCGAAGCCGCTCGCGGACGTGCTGCGGCCGATCCTGCACAAGTACAACTACGAGCTGGACGAGATGAAGGTGGTCGTGCACTCGACGGTCGACGTGTGTCTCGACATGACGCAACCCGTGACCACGGTCGATGGGTTGTGTCTGTACATACGCAGCGCGAACGAAACGCCAAACGTGCATCCTGAGCTGGGTCGTCCGCTGGCAGGGGCGCGACCAGTAATCAACACCGCCACCCATCAGCAGATCGTGCATCActtccagcagcaacaacagcagcagctgctgcagctacaAAACGGTCCACAAGGGAGTGCTGccggtcagcagcagcagcagcatacgtTTGCCGTTCCGTCCGCTCTCCCTCCGTCGTACGCGGTGGCAACGAACAGCAAGAGTCAGCAATTACTCGGAAACGGCACAGCTGCTTCCGCCACGTGCAATAATAACACTGTGAACCAAACACAATCCCGTGCCAAGGAGCAGTCGGAGCAGCAGTCGAAggacgatcagcagcagcagcagcaggcaggcGTCGGGGCCGGCACTCGGGGTCAGCAGGAGCTTAACTCACTGGACGAAATAACGAACAAGGTGTTCGACGAGCTGAGGAATGGCAAAACGGCATTCGGTGGTGTTGTGACGGCAGTTGGAAAGGGGCCCGGCACCGTGGATGTAGATTGCGCGTCCGATACTTCATCGACGCGGCGCGATCGATTCCGCAGGCGCGGCTCCAACGCAGCACCGTCGGAGAGTGGGCGTGGggcgaaaagtaaaaaatgctCCACCGGCGGCTCGGAGGACGGTGGAGAGAGTGTGAACAATCTCGGCATCAAGAAGCCAATCATCGCGAAACTGAAGGCGGGTGTGAAGCTGCAGATACCGACACGCTCCCAGAACGATGGTAAGCTCTGGCTAGACCACACCTAAGTGATGGTGATTTCTGATCTATGTTTGCTTTATCCCCACAGAGCTGCTGGAGGGTCTGAAGCGAGCCCAACGGAGCCGGCTGGAAGATCAGCGGGGCACGGAAATCAATTTCGAGCTGCCCGACTTTCTGAAGGACaaggaaaacttttccactaGCTCCGCCGCGGTTAGTAGCAGTGCGGGATCGATTGGCGcctcggcagcagcagcaccctcGTCGGCGGCAGGCCCTTCTAAGCTGACGCGCAGTAAGCCGGCCCGCCGCTCGGAGGCTACCACCCCGACGGCGGAGTTTGTGGGCGGTTCGTTGCAGCAAATCAACAAGCCCCAGCCAGCGCCGCGGTTATCGATCACCGGTCAGCAGGGTCGCCAGAACCTGTCCGGGCCGGGATCGCCCGTCCATGCGGCCGTCAGCGATAGCCATCTGAATCTGTCCACCCAGTGCAATGCTTCGCCCCTGCCGCAGGACGATCCATTCCACGTGCACGGGGGCGGCAGCGGCACTAATGGCGGTTCGCAGTCCGAAACTAGCTATGCCGGTAAGTAGTGCCCCGTATGTGTATTTGCATTGGccttagtttgtgtgtgtgcgtatgccACTAAAATGTTACCGCTTCCGGTCGCAAAAAAGTATTTCGATCGACCACTTACAATACTATAGACTACTAACTGTGCACTGTCGACGATCTACTACTGCTACGATTACTAACATTTCTTCTATTTTCCATTAATTCTTTGGCGACTTGTGTGAAACTCATCGTGCGACAGGAAGCATAACGAGCGTGGTTGAAGTTGCTCTTGGATAAAGTTGGCCCAAACAATGCTAACACCAAAAGAACTCCCAAACTGTGTACCCATTACGTTCCAGCTGGCCCACCTTGGTTCTTTCCTATGTATATGTGCGTATGATGGAGCCTTCAATCTATGTACtgtttgtgcgtttgtgtttgtgcgtacCATTAGCCATTCccatttgtttttatctttgttttgtgtgctgttgtttgtgGTTTCTTTTCCGTTACGTATGGTcagagtgttttttgtttcttctttattttatcGATCATTTTGTCACTACTTTTATTTTAGATGGATTTAAACCTATTTCATGTGATTTTTGTATTTCATGtattgttatatttttgttaattatttGGGTGTTAACATTGTTTTTACATGAtacatgatttaaaaaaaaaactatcaaatataaattgcatgtttCCTTATTGTTGCCCGAGGTCGTAGTaaaatgttattgttgttagTGGCGTTGAGTTTCATCTTGAGTTATACTATTTCTTTTAAGTATATTACTTATCAACTCTAGTACATGTGTTTAAAACCATCATACTATTACAACATCGTCCCCGCATCGATCCCCCCCAGTGTACTAATCGCACACACTCTGCCCATCTCCTCATTCCAGACACTACCCTAGTCTTCACCCATGCCCGACCTTACAATGGTCAAGCGCTGGTGACCGCCACACCCCGCACCATCCCATCTAGTTCCGCATCGCAGCATTATTCCGGCGATCATTCCAGCGATTCCAGCAGCACGGCCGACGGTCCCGACCTGCCCAACCTCGCGTGCTGCGAGCATCATCCGCACGAAATGTCGCCCGACAGTTCCTCGCCACCGACACATGCCAATCATTTGCATCCACTGCACTACCACCCGGCCGGCGCTGGAGCGTCCGGTGCGAATGGTGCGGCTGGCGCAACACCTAACGGCAACACGTCCGCCAACAATCCTTACCCGCTATCGGTACACTATCcgtcccatcatcatcaccatccgcACCTGCATCCGCATCATCATCCCCATGGGCAGcactaccatcatcatcatcaccatcatacTCATAATGGCGGTGGGGGCTACCAGACGGCGACGTCGCAACCGGTAGCGAATGGAAGTAACGCTACCGCCGCCCCAGGTCAGGACGGGCAGCCGAATGCGATCAGTGGTGGTGCGCCCGATAGTCAGAAGGGACCACCGCCGTTACCACCGAAGCCGAAAATTCTACCCATTAAACCCTCCAACTGGGGCCACCCGGTGGCTGCCTCGTATGCACCGGGACCGCCTGGCAGTGCTGGTgcgcctggtggtggtgctagtGAGCTGCTCGGTGGTCTCTCCACTACTACACTCAGCACCAATGGGAGTATGGGAGGTAGTGTTAATGGCACGGGTGCAACCGTTGGCGGTCTTAGTCCCTCCAGCAGCACGGTTAGCAGCCATCATCCTAGTAGCAATAGTAACGGTGTAGGTGTGGGAACTGTCGTGGGGAGTAATGGTATTGTAAGCTCAACCACGCACAATGATTTATCGCGCGGAGGCCGCGAAGGGAATCGACAGCAGCGCGCCAGCAGTGGCAACGATGGTGGCAGCAGTAATGGTAGCGCATCGGCGATCAGTGTTGCCGTTGCGCAAGCACGCAACGTATATTTCGATCAAGGGAATAGCAGCTTTGTGTAGCAGTAATCGGTTATAGTCAAAATGCGGTTCCGACGATTCGGACGTCCAGAAGCGGAGTAGGATTCTTCAAATTTGGCGCTTCGTAAAACAAACGTGTAAAAGATCGGTTTTAAATAGCTCGGGgggataaaatttaatttattccaaatttcaaCAGGCTTAAACATTGTTAGCACAATTCAACGGGTCGATTGGATTGGGAATCGGCGTGATAATACtatgtgtggtgtgtgatGTTAAAAGTTTCGCCACGAAGATATTGATTCCTTTGTAAATAGTCAACACTGGACATCGCCTATCGGGCGGGAAGATTATAGCATAGTGAGGATAGTGTAATGAAATCtttgaataaatataaattatttaattttctattttaaGGTGAGTTAATATGATGTCTGAAGCTGATGGTAAGTTTGATGAATGAAGGGAAAGGCagtaaaaagagagaaagaaacaatttGCAGTAATATAAAGCATTTTTTACGATGTTCTACCGTTAGTTTACTGGCACGTACATTGCGCGTTGTTCATTAACAAGAAATGATTTAATAAAAGGAAATACAATTCTCCTTAAAGA encodes the following:
- the LOC1273552 gene encoding regulator of G-protein signaling loco isoform X1 — its product is MHAGGVGGGGSGGGGGGGGGGAAHRRRKKRSNYGNRTVEVNRGSNGFGFTISGQQPCILSCIVAGSPADLAGLRAGDFLISVNGLNVSKLPHESVVQLIGTTHGTIRMAIAENYYSDSSDEDILFHGAQQQRTRPKYPHKTKFSRANTQGCSSGGGPPDRMVAAGSSSPIKPLLLGGPENGPEECVVNDTTPPGATTAYNVIHSPNASNSCDISNVSAMVRSVQLGGAVGDEAVLVRPSGSGQGPGQEGSLEYQAIVGYLGTIEMPKQIATSSKLQTVRSCIRKMRQEKRNPTTVLMTILPSCLNLTNTSNNLIAKYASARLSYVSSSSESDNRYFGLVTSAIYADGLMCDSADVLSHPRKDVVISNSCHVFVIDGKLVEHEVHLEKAALFRIVCTKDPITNLCLEFPSNSEYVVNLIRSMYSLKSPLKADGGPGGYGKPPVARSLNLDAAGAARGFPRNRSDPRLNPRGAGMDMDAHDMLAANSPQPSNHSEITTTSSNSDSGIGFHNDCRNISDRILLVDFPGMLGPAQQRLLQQQQIANVRAHCRKSHPFLRPVGIINEIPPKMDPIRNIRSMGGAGCSADGAGPSGRSGLQISHGKSKSADYSFPSTSSGMSPFVDRLTVRARPDPKPFSPDRSPTKENALNCMQDAEPSELMEQEEAQDRWTCGGRTLDEQGNVVEERAIDVPPMQELFLDLERYNNDNVKNSLLAARSCDDMILSLGKKPADGDEDINERMLLDAEAYERLKVKLSIDDLTLISSGCTGPAGTASDEVGRSAGNSNHSNQHVFLQPLKPVKRSKKACTTHTAKAGNGKLAAIHGMAPTADENASVHGRRGGDKMTAYKLSPKVFGLPRPISVSFENISTLSSSGVGGADGGARDSGAGDGGGGDKRLSVGVGEMYYDGEDSVRHGANKSVLHGSGTPGRKSRATKRLSGGFSAIWGSLQELRSGSFGGAKGEDRSKPVEHGKSVTPDVCYGEGELVAVAAKKKERERRLSGMKILEATYSEPDLRYDEVSAPNLLEGVVHDEDDVTESSLGKTINHSASPFRRWGQSSLRSRSTEHRTPTNGSARRPSSLAASESDVYTKSIDDDYSSTKSGYNPYTGGGSAGGGVDTLSTESATIAAGPMGTAGTGGSGGTTTGPTGVASWGTSFEKLLEDAAGLHTFSEFLKKEFSAENIYFWTACERYRQLTEREERAREAQAIFARHLESGCSEPVNVDSIARNIALENLPQAEPTLFAAAQKQIFNLMKFDSYQRFIKSDLYRVCQEAEGKGQGLPYPGEQLDPMLRTSATMLTASGTGTAASITKLKKSLSNAEDRRRKSLLPWHRKTRCKSKDRGDSDTSKKDSKEKGGGSGGGGGGEKASGTTTTGGGSSSNTLKLLSTNSTSDIHSSRSSLASFDAAIGGKSCDPDDSRNTLCRVILSNGATTVVQTRSNETIKELVERLLEKRGIVYNAYEAFLAGSTKPLDLDGPSVSLAGKEVNIDQRVVFKLNLPNRKMISVKSKAAKPLADVLRPILHKYNYELDEMKVVVHSTVDVCLDMTQPVTTVDGLCLYIRSANETPNVHPELGRPLAGARPVINTATHQQIVHHFQQQQQQQLLQLQNGPQGSAAGQQQQQHTFAVPSALPPSYAVATNSKSQQLLGNGTAASATCNNNTVNQTQSRAKEQSEQQSKDDQQQQQQAGVGAGTRGQQELNSLDEITNKVFDELRNGKTAFGGVVTAVGKGPGTVDVDCASDTSSTRRDRFRRRGSNAAPSESGRGAKSKKCSTGGSEDGGESVNNLGIKKPIIAKLKAGVKLQIPTRSQNDELLEGLKRAQRSRLEDQRGTEINFELPDFLKDKENFSTSSAAVSSSAGSIGASAAAAPSSAAGPSKLTRSKPARRSEATTPTAEFVGGSLQQINKPQPAPRLSITGQQGRQNLSGPGSPVHAAVSDSHLNLSTQCNASPLPQDDPFHVHGGGSGTNGGSQSETSYADTTLVFTHARPYNGQALVTATPRTIPSSSASQHYSGDHSSDSSSTADGPDLPNLACCEHHPHEMSPDSSSPPTHANHLHPLHYHPAGAGASGANGAAGATPNGNTSANNPYPLSVHYPSHHHHHPHLHPHHHPHGQHYHHHHHHHTHNGGGGYQTATSQPVANGSNATAAPGQDGQPNAISGGAPDSQKGPPPLPPKPKILPIKPSNWGHPVAASYAPGPPGSAGAPGGGASELLGGLSTTTLSTNGSMGGSVNGTGATVGGLSPSSSTVSSHHPSSNSNGVGVGTVVGSNGIVSSTTHNDLSRGGREGNRQQRASSGNDGGSSNGSASAISVAVAQARNVYFDQGNSSFV
- the LOC1273552 gene encoding regulator of G-protein signaling loco isoform X2 — its product is MHAGGVGGGGSGGGGGGGGGGAAHRRRKKRSNYGNRTVEVNRGSNGFGFTISGQQPCILSCIVAGSPADLAGLRAGDFLISVNGLNVSKLPHESVVQLIGTTHGTIRMAIAENYYSDSSDEDILFHGAQQQRTRPKYPHKTKFSRANTQGCSSGGGPPDRMVAAGSSSPIKPLLLGGPENGPEECVVNDTTPPGATTAYNVIHSPNASNSCDISNVSAMVRSVQLGGAVGDEAVLVRPSGSGQGPGQEGSLEYQAIVGYLGTIEMPKQIATSSKLQTVRSCIRKMRQEKRNPTTVLMTILPSCLNLTNTSNNLIAKYASARLSYVSSSSESDNRYFGLVTSAIYADGLMCDSADVLSHPRKDVVISNSCHVFVIDGKLVEHEVHLEKAALFRIVCTKDPITNLCLEFPSNSEYVVNLIRSMYSLKSPLKADGGPGGYGKPPVARSLNLDAAGAARGFPRNRSDPRLNPRGAGMDMDAHDMLAANSPQPSNHSEITTTSSNSDSGIGFHNDCRNISDRILLVDFPGMLGPAQQRLLQQQQIANVRAHCRKSHPFLRPVGIINEIPPKMDPIRNIRSMGGAGCSADGAGPSGRSGLQISHGKSKSADYSFPSTSSGMSPFVDRLTVRARPDPKPFSPDRSPTKENALNCMQDAEPSELMEQEEAQDRWTCGGRTLDEQGNVVEERAIDVPPMQELFLDLERYNNDNVKNSLLAARSCDDMILSLGKKPADGDEDINERMLLDAEAYERLKVKLSIDDLTLISSGCTGPAGTASDEVGRSAGNSNHSNQHVFLQPLKPVKRSKKACTTHTAKAGNGKLAAIHGMAPTADENASVHGRRGGDKMTAYKLSPKVFGLPRPISVSFENISTLSSSGVGGADGGARDSGAGDGGGGDKRLSVGVGEMYYDGEDSVRHGANKSVLHGSGTPGRKSRATKRLSGGFSAIWGSLQELRSGSFGGAKGEDRSKPVEHGKSVTPDVCYGEGELVAVAAKKKERERRLSGMKILEATYSEPDLRYDEGKTINHSASPFRRWGQSSLRSRSTEHRTPTNGSARRPSSLAASESDVYTKSIDDDYSSTKSGYNPYTGGGSAGGGVDTLSTESATIAAGPMGTAGTGGSGGTTTGPTGVASWGTSFEKLLEDAAGLHTFSEFLKKEFSAENIYFWTACERYRQLTEREERAREAQAIFARHLESGCSEPVNVDSIARNIALENLPQAEPTLFAAAQKQIFNLMKFDSYQRFIKSDLYRVCQEAEGKGQGLPYPGEQLDPMLRTSATMLTASGTGTAASITKLKKSLSNAEDRRRKSLLPWHRKTRCKSKDRGDSDTSKKDSKEKGGGSGGGGGGEKASGTTTTGGGSSSNTLKLLSTNSTSDIHSSRSSLASFDAAIGGKSCDPDDSRNTLCRVILSNGATTVVQTRSNETIKELVERLLEKRGIVYNAYEAFLAGSTKPLDLDGPSVSLAGKEVNIDQRVVFKLNLPNRKMISVKSKAAKPLADVLRPILHKYNYELDEMKVVVHSTVDVCLDMTQPVTTVDGLCLYIRSANETPNVHPELGRPLAGARPVINTATHQQIVHHFQQQQQQQLLQLQNGPQGSAAGQQQQQHTFAVPSALPPSYAVATNSKSQQLLGNGTAASATCNNNTVNQTQSRAKEQSEQQSKDDQQQQQQAGVGAGTRGQQELNSLDEITNKVFDELRNGKTAFGGVVTAVGKGPGTVDVDCASDTSSTRRDRFRRRGSNAAPSESGRGAKSKKCSTGGSEDGGESVNNLGIKKPIIAKLKAGVKLQIPTRSQNDELLEGLKRAQRSRLEDQRGTEINFELPDFLKDKENFSTSSAAVSSSAGSIGASAAAAPSSAAGPSKLTRSKPARRSEATTPTAEFVGGSLQQINKPQPAPRLSITGQQGRQNLSGPGSPVHAAVSDSHLNLSTQCNASPLPQDDPFHVHGGGSGTNGGSQSETSYADTTLVFTHARPYNGQALVTATPRTIPSSSASQHYSGDHSSDSSSTADGPDLPNLACCEHHPHEMSPDSSSPPTHANHLHPLHYHPAGAGASGANGAAGATPNGNTSANNPYPLSVHYPSHHHHHPHLHPHHHPHGQHYHHHHHHHTHNGGGGYQTATSQPVANGSNATAAPGQDGQPNAISGGAPDSQKGPPPLPPKPKILPIKPSNWGHPVAASYAPGPPGSAGAPGGGASELLGGLSTTTLSTNGSMGGSVNGTGATVGGLSPSSSTVSSHHPSSNSNGVGVGTVVGSNGIVSSTTHNDLSRGGREGNRQQRASSGNDGGSSNGSASAISVAVAQARNVYFDQGNSSFV
- the LOC1273552 gene encoding uncharacterized protein LOC1273552 isoform X4, giving the protein MANSSETGTIVKDPPTAHTGPDSGPPSASEITIIMRTVVSSPGSDRTASAKNESALKRNETAALDTALHHLPGNRIEVTTSVRTVFECPAAAAADLGTAGSSGAATAISSLLQPVLSKNFIALLKSANDSSFENVLEFKSLLGAPAAPAGRSCPSCEHSKHALSSDSDTTANDLDASVQKKVKTEEQHAAKAHVCEDDRGGFAQRSTSTPIKIRSGGDAKTEAQPRYDAEDEEAENYRLNLLTPPADASFIDSDFESMEQDQYDTCSSKSSPRPDHRQPDRLLFGEPTSHPRDSVVSMEVAALSTVHSHRGPSTGDINCPLTKSSARKASSSTKAFFEEALRTPLAIRKHFQRRRNSELPKQPSHGNLLNFFSAKKKSNSLEGGLKSPRAKRSLTTTTTTTTTSENSSENGSRCTSPALTEDNLRRLSVSFVRRESDSLNRTLVWGENYDYSYECEPSHSDVEEAEEPEDERNNDDENDDANHSPLVGTIGNGRTTERRVSAKLVHFEISPDCSYELQPPILPSFRIDPPRASSISTCSGTTTTGLAGLIIGAAAFATATTTASFLKRSASEPAHCNKLRSHSCTPLTSDIGESDEEGDDTLEGEEEQGRRNVRPADEAEDVPMMMCKALVPQRPFTSVHQASVRSLDKIGVSAPNLLEGVVHDEDDVTESSLGKTINHSASPFRRWGQSSLRSRSTEHRTPTNGSARRPSSLAASESDVYTKSIDDDYSSTKSGYNPYTGGGSAGGGVDTLSTESATIAAGPMGTAGTGGSGGTTTGPTGVASWGTSFEKLLEDAAGLHTFSEFLKKEFSAENIYFWTACERYRQLTEREERAREAQAIFARHLESGCSEPVNVDSIARNIALENLPQAEPTLFAAAQKQIFNLMKFDSYQRFIKSDLYRVCQEAEGKGQGLPYPGEQLDPMLRTSATMLTASGTGTAASITKLKKSLSNAEDRRRKSLLPWHRKTRCKSKDRGDSDTSKKDSKEKGGGSGGGGGGEKASGTTTTGGGSSSNTLKLLSTNSTSDIHSSRSSLASFDAAIGGKSCDPDDSRNTLCRVILSNGATTVVQTRSNETIKELVERLLEKRGIVYNAYEAFLAGSTKPLDLDGPSVSLAGKEVNIDQRVVFKLNLPNRKMISVKSKAAKPLADVLRPILHKYNYELDEMKVVVHSTVDVCLDMTQPVTTVDGLCLYIRSANETPNVHPELGRPLAGARPVINTATHQQIVHHFQQQQQQQLLQLQNGPQGSAAGQQQQQHTFAVPSALPPSYAVATNSKSQQLLGNGTAASATCNNNTVNQTQSRAKEQSEQQSKDDQQQQQQAGVGAGTRGQQELNSLDEITNKVFDELRNGKTAFGGVVTAVGKGPGTVDVDCASDTSSTRRDRFRRRGSNAAPSESGRGAKSKKCSTGGSEDGGESVNNLGIKKPIIAKLKAGVKLQIPTRSQNDELLEGLKRAQRSRLEDQRGTEINFELPDFLKDKENFSTSSAAVSSSAGSIGASAAAAPSSAAGPSKLTRSKPARRSEATTPTAEFVGGSLQQINKPQPAPRLSITGQQGRQNLSGPGSPVHAAVSDSHLNLSTQCNASPLPQDDPFHVHGGGSGTNGGSQSETSYADTTLVFTHARPYNGQALVTATPRTIPSSSASQHYSGDHSSDSSSTADGPDLPNLACCEHHPHEMSPDSSSPPTHANHLHPLHYHPAGAGASGANGAAGATPNGNTSANNPYPLSVHYPSHHHHHPHLHPHHHPHGQHYHHHHHHHTHNGGGGYQTATSQPVANGSNATAAPGQDGQPNAISGGAPDSQKGPPPLPPKPKILPIKPSNWGHPVAASYAPGPPGSAGAPGGGASELLGGLSTTTLSTNGSMGGSVNGTGATVGGLSPSSSTVSSHHPSSNSNGVGVGTVVGSNGIVSSTTHNDLSRGGREGNRQQRASSGNDGGSSNGSASAISVAVAQARNVYFDQGNSSFV